A region from the Acipenser ruthenus chromosome 13, fAciRut3.2 maternal haplotype, whole genome shotgun sequence genome encodes:
- the LOC117418270 gene encoding kinase non-catalytic C-lobe domain-containing protein 1-like isoform X2 yields the protein MVYNPLSNTMGTFETAVAVSYEDDDEDYEFEPLPTLLEDEENVSLADILSLRDRCLLEQDIWAVCLECAHSLKSISHSPLFHTLCITPDTLAFNANGNVCFMEQLSDDPEGAFVPPEFDRTGNTFEAHIYSLGSTLTAAIEYVIEPELEPELSQELKMILEQMQLEKPEDRPDIETVIRLGEGNTKCASAAICRKLSAIGRRVLSIESVAAFQDGCESPWMIKERQAGVGRELQDYERNPADGSSSTEDLVFDPNLLKNQIAKAAEREGKCMRDVVVSLKNDCTVQNSVEERRENEKQSLSNENQDTLDLQSELDTTSIEPKKMSPAMNLKLAKLSKKKDCPQVESSTLSDFNKGVISLQDTSSLNPINQTESVRIATILNHSNSYQSTLPFLPFKASRTVSVIDLSEILPEEKKFPSPEILTDDSSTSYTNLSKPLLPQEEMHFETTESSGYLPMDNKTTSSPVEVEDFTSPVHCIQSPIEPNKNAVSSPDTKPVFGNSNLNHKHAQIKSSTVNESWINNNIYQTEDNHMKKSMLCLNEETQDEWVLLKDLLSRCGRPLSVNELWALCHICLYTLQTYIDFPAYLCLDSVYVGCDGELLFLTPKNTATCDSFYLAPEFQEHGIVTEKVCVYGVAAILWAAAKFNFSPNQKLALPRKLKRLLLEMAKRTPIERPSIAAARKTCSDYLFHQGTNAKKVWAELISSIHQTVKGDHVVKPQEAADVRHTPSQHESSCFKTGFVPIAGENKLTAIKGPVPCLYSVNSSSNLPDAFMSSATHFRPIILTQNTETAGTKNEYKSSSAKQQVKAIKKEILEKKGLVLVSDIENDVNENVINERQENSQNSTLRQHCSPSSKENTLVNSESFPVLLNCAGCTDAEKKSVPTATSSSSSSAASVLPSSPIVNNFFLRQDPKTGLITLLPVQVAIPEQSPGLEFSTEPGSSSHQKRSSLLGESKDVDMVVMSANPKSNLCETSDGSGHSITPVNHYHTLKENAADVERATTSPPISSVTQDILRILSKGHTGKSEARPVEIVDYFVDSCGDLTVTHGSSLSLYQRRSSLQKVICLIKEEFAFDGYLENGVEDLAMGEYILSLKELQFGTFCNAVSEKFCDLYWDERLLETLYKVVNGKHPQTSRIYSKSVLSFDSSAPVSRKQRKSQDICEKSPINLQRNVPLNQRQLPGHLPSLPATGTLYLPDERCTEEGTETADSVSPDLSDNACNSQPRLELKTKIGNQVSPLVTRQSAKPDKESLPDTEVELPWKDTFDEMDLKDLHPDRNDDYPKNPEPSPLSGKEEYVSSRACTLGEKDQLSLDYTEEIEDTDTVSSGRMPENSRSSSPCQTNVRKCNPGWTSVFYGADCFGEEVLNYVKKLGRRNEAQCMDVKMLELQQQLMIETKNLNKTRTFYQKLLQQERRNKGSEAKIMLPKLKGQLEEMRAKVEFLELIKRYLEILCMEQWGLDTSLLPSLAKSVSGATLNPSEDNSLLTFQSVKVSGQISQNKTRMLQAGTPLGLMCYLYARYAVLDGYMHQFLYTFRYFCTPKEFLQFLIDTLNSAVSSNQGYSSDCSKVYNRTLDLVQAWVEECYQVDFVPDSNLLNTLEDFISAKVLPLDNRGDHLLALLHNAPKKKRSHSEPSENDTKSVHSLCRKISTEDTSRKSFHLRVSKGGEAISPVQKEQYSIAAALPRPCYSSLIDELSSSCLRTEEKYPLFQSEYSTQQIVHQLTLLQQDMFQECHPVHFLNSRALGVKDRTLHITKTFGQDTLPVEGSSLFASEPLQDRNLLQLLTYADNVSNWVSAEIVICDTPKAQAGLLSTFLHTAKLCFELRNFATAMHILCGLENVIVRQLPAWKNLSSKVSEIMEELKAVQVFLKSDNLCLMEGDRFKKLPTIPSAHLLAMHVQQLEIGALTMANGAYKWPKLRNIAKVVSQVHAFQENVYTFVPDLDLQAYLRHRIAHFSQADIPLLAAENNTNFYQIPTEKHSRKIRDTLRRMKATFQ from the exons GCACACATCTATTCTCTGGGTTCAACCTTAACAGCAGCTATTGAATATGTCATAGAGCCTGAACTGGAGCCTGAGCTGAGTCAAGAGCTGAAGATGATTTTGGAACAGATGCAGCTAGAGAAACCTGAAGATAGACCAGATATTGAG ACTGTTATTAGGCTTGGTGAAGGAAATACGAAGTGTGCCTCAGCAGCTATTTGTCGTAAACTTTCTGCCATAGGACGAAGAGTGTTATCAATTGAATCAGTTGCTGCTTTTCAAG ATGGTTGTGAAAGTCCATGGATGATAAAAGAGCGTCAGGCAGGTGTGGGACGTGAACTGCAAGATTATGAACGTAATCCAGCAGATGGATCTTCTAGCACTGAGGATCTGGTATTTGACCCTAATTTATTGAAGAATCAGATTGCAAAAGCGGCTGAAAGAGAGGGAAAATGTATGCGAGATGTAGTGGTGTCTTTGAAAAATGACTGTACAGTGCAGAACTCCGTTGAAGAGAGAAGAGAAAATGAGAAGCAGTCTCTATCTAATGAGAATCAAGATACTTTGGATCTTCAATCGGAGCTTGATACCACATCCATAGAGCCAAAGAAAATGTCACCAGCCATGAACCTAAAATTAGCAAAACTATCAAAGAAAAAAGACTGTCCTCAAGTTGAATCAAGTACACTTTCAGACTTTAACAAAGGCGTAATCTCTTTGCAAGATACCAGTAGTTTAAATCCAATCAACCAGACAGAATCTGTGAGGATAGCGACTATACTGAATCATTCTAATTCCTATCAGAGTACTCTTCCTTTTCTTCCATTTAAAGCCAGCAGAACTGTGTCTGTAATAGACCTTTCTGAAATAttgccagaagaaaaaaaatttcCTAGTCCTGAAATATTAACAGATGACAGCAGCACAAGTTATACAAACCTCTCTAAGCCTTTGCTTCCCCAAGAAGAGATGCACTTTGAAACAACTGAATCCTCAGGATATTTGCCAATGGATAACAAAACCACCTCTTCTCCCGTTGAGGTGGAAGACTTTACATCACCTGTTCACTGCATCCAAAGCCCCATTGAACCAAACAAAAATGCCGTATCTAGCCCAGACACCAAACCTGTATTTGGAAACAGTAACTTGAATCATAAACATGCCCAAATCAAGTCTTCTACTGTAAATGAAAGTTGGATAAATAACAACATATACCAAACTGAAGACAACCACATGAAGAAAAGTATGCTTTGTCTTAATGAAGAAACTCAGGATGAA TGGGTATTGCTAAAGGACCTTCTCTCTCGTTGTGGTAGACCATTGTCAGTTAATGAACTATGGGCTCTGTGTCACATATGCCTTTACACTCTCCAGACCTACATAGATTTTCCAG CCTATTTATGCCTGGATTCAGTTTATGTTGGTTGTGATGGCGAACTACTGTTTTTAACTCCAAAAAACACAG CTACCTGTGATTCATTTTATTTGGCACCAGAATTTCAAGAACATGGCATCGTTACTGAGAAG GTTTGTGTTTATGGTGTGGCAGCTATTCTCTGGGCGGCAGCAAAGTTTAACTTTTCACCAAATCAAAAGTTAGCATTGCCAAGAAAGTTAAAGAGGCTGCTGCTTGAGATGGCAAAAAGAACTCCCATTGAGAGACCATCTATTGCTGCGGCACGAAAG ACCTGCAGCGATTATCTGTTTCATCAAGGGACCAATGCCAAGAAGGTTTGGGCGGAGCTGATCAGCAGTATTCACcag ACAGTCAAAGGGGACCATGTAGTAAAACCTCAAGAAGCTGCTGATGTTAGGCATACTCCAAGTCAACATGAATCTTCATGTTTCAAGACAG GATTTGTGCCGATTGCTGGTGAGAACAAGCTGACTGCTATAAAGGGTCCAGTTCCTTGTCTGTATTCTGTAAATAGCTCTTCCAATCTGCCTGATGCCTTCATGTCTTCAGCAACCCACTTCAGACCTATAATCCTCACACAGAATACAGAGACAGCAGG taccaaaaatgaatataaaagtTCTAGTGCCAAACAACAAGTGAAagccataaaaaaagaaattctggAAAAGAAAGGACTAGTACTTGTGAGTGACATTGAAAATGATGTTAATGAGAACGTGATCAATGAAAGACAGGAGAACTCCCAAAACAGCACTTTAAGACAACACTGTTCCCCATCTTCGAAGGAAAACACTTTGGTCAATTCTGAATCTTTTCCAGTTCTCCTAAACTGTGCTGGGTGCACGGATGCTGAAAAAAAGAGTGTTCCAACTGCAACTAGTAGTTCAAGCTCTTCAGCTGCTTCAGTATTACCTAGTAGCCCCATTGTTAATAATTTTTTCCTTAGACAGGATCCAAAAACTGGACTAATAACTTTATTACCTGTCCAAGTAGCCATACCAGAGCAGTCCCCAGGCTTGGAATTTAGCACAGAACCTGGGTCAAGTTCACACCAAAAGCGGTCTTCCCTCCTCGGAGAAAGCAAGGACGTAGACATGGTCGTGATGTCTGCCAACCCAAAGAGCAATCTTTGTGAGACCTCTGATGGCAGTGGTCATTCAATTACCCCGGTGAATCACTACCATACTCTCAAAGAAAACGCAGCTGATGTTGAAAGGGCTACGACTTCCCCACCCATCTCTTCTGTAACTCAGGACATTCTAAGAATACTCTCAAAAGGTCACACTGGCAAAAGTGAAGCTAGGCCAGTCGAAATTGTGGATTATTTTGTAGATTCTTGTGGAGATCTAACCGTGACACATGGTTCAAGTTTATCTTTATACCAAAGGCGCTCATCCCTGCAGAAAGTTATATGTCTTATTAAAGAGGAATTTGCATTTGATGGCTACCTGGAAAATGGAGTTGAAGATCTTGCAATGG GAGAGTACATCCTCTCTCTAAAGGAACTTCAGTTTGGCACATTTTGCAATGCAGTATCTGAGAaattctgtgacctgtactgggATGAAAGATTACTAGAGACACTGTACAAAGTCGTCAATGGAAAGCATCCTCAAACATCTCG gatCTATTCCAAATCTGTTTTAAGCTTTGACAGTTCTGCCCCTGTGAGCAGAAAGCAAAGAAAGTCACAAGATATTTGTGAGAAGAGTCCCATTAATCTGCAGAGAAATGTACCTCTGAACCAGAGACAGCTTCCTGGACACTTGCCGTCCCTACCAGCAACGGGAACCTTATATTTACCAGATGAAAGGTGCACTGAGGAAGGAACAGAGACCGCTGACAGTGTCAGTCCAG ATTTGAGTGATAATGCTTGTAATAGCCAACCCAGACTTGAGCTGAAAACCAAGATAGGAAACCAAGTCAGCCCCCTTGTTACAAGGCAGTCTGCAA AGCCAGACAAGGAATCCCTCCCTGATACAGAGGTAGAACTACCCTGGAAAGATACATTTGATGAGATGGACTTGAAAGATCTTCATCCAGATAGAAATGATGACTATCCTAAAAATCCTGAGCCTTCACCTCTGTCTGGAAAAGAGGAATATGTTTCTAGCAGGGCTTGTACTTTAGGGGAAAAGGATCAACTGAGTCTAGATTATACAGAAGAGATTGAAGATACTGATACTGTGAGCTCAGGAAGAATGCCTGAAAATAGCCGTTCTTCATCTCCCTGTCAAACAAATGTTCGAAAGTGCAATCCAGGCTGGACTAGTGTGTTTTACGGGGCTGATTGCTTTGGGGAAGAGGTTCTGAATTATGTGAAGAAGCTTGGCAGGAGAAATGAGGCACAGTGCATGGATGTTAAAATGTTG GAGCTTCAGCAGCAGCTGATGATAGAGACAAAGAATCTGAACAAGACCAGAACATTCTACCAAAAACTCTTGCAGCAAGAGAGACGAAACAAAG GTTCTGAAGCCAAAATCATGTTACCGAAACTGAAAGGCCAATTGGAAGAAATGAGAGCCAAAGTAGAATTTCTGGAATTAATTAAAAGATACCTGGAG ATTTTGTGTATGGAGCAGTGGGGTCTGGATAcctccctcctcccttccctGGCAAAGTCTGTATCAGGGGCAACTCTGAATCCTTCTGAAGACAACTCACTGCTAACTTTCCAATCAGTGAAAGTTAGCGGGCAAATCAGCCAGAACAAAACAAGAATGCTACAGGCAGGAACACCACTTGGACTTATGTGCTACCTTTATGCTAG GTATGCAGTTCTGGATGGTTACATGCACCAGTTCCTTTACACATTTCGTTATTTCTGTACACCAAAGGAGTTTCTTCAGTTTTTGATTGATACATTGAACAGTGCAGTCAG CTCAAATCAAGGGTACTCATCTGATTGCTCAAAGGTATACAACCGCACATTAGATCTAGTGCAAGCATGGGTTGAAGAATGCTACCAAGTGGACTTTGTGCCTGATTCCAATCTCTTAAACACGCTGGAAGATTTCATTTCAGCCAAG GTCCTTCCATTGGACAATCGAGGTGATCATTTACTAGCATTGCTACACAATGCCCCTAAGAAAAAGAGGTCCCACAGTGAACCAAGTGAAAATGACACAAAGTCAGTTCATTCCTTGTGCCGAAAAATATCAACTGAGGACACTTCTAGAAAG AGTTTTCACTTGAGAGTATCTAAAGGGGGAGAAGCAATTAGTCCAGTGCAGAAAGAACAGTATTCTATTGCAGCAGCCTTGCCCAGACCCTGTTACTCTTCCCTCATTGACGAGCTCTCAAGTTCATGTCTGAGAACAGAAGAAAAGTATCCATTATTTCAAAGTGAATATAGCACACAACAAATTGTGCACCAGCTTACTTTGCTTCAGCAG GACATGTTTCAAGAATGCCACCCGGTTCATTTTCTTAATTCAAGAGCACTTGGTGTCAAAGACAGAACACTACATATTACAAA AACTTTTGGTCAGGACACTTTGccagtagagggcagcagtctcttTGCTTCAGAACCTTTACAAGACAGAAACCTGCTGCAGCTTCTGACATACGCAGACAATGTCAGTAACTGGGTCTCTGCAGAAATTGTCATCTGTGATACGCCAAAG gcacAGGCTGGATTACTGTCAACATTTCTCCATACTGCAAAGCTTTGTTTTGAATTAAGAAATTTTGCCACAGCAATGCATATCCTTTGTGGACTTGAAAACGTAATAGTCAGACAGTTACCT GCATGGAAAAACCTTTCTTCAAAAGTTTCTGAAATCATGGAGGAGCTGAAAGCTGTTcag GTGTTCTTAAAAAGTGATAATCTCTGTTTAATGGAAGGAGACCGATTTAAAAAGCTACCAACCATCCCTTCAGCTCACCTTCTGGCCATGCATGTTCAGCAGCTTGAAATTGGTGCATTGACAATGGCAAATGGTGCCTATAAATGGCCTAAACTCAG gaatatagCAAAGGTAGTGAGCCAGGTTCATGCCTTTCAAGAAAATGTGTATACATTTGTTCCCGACTTGGATCTGCAAGCTTACCTGAGACATCGCATTGCTCATTTCAGCCAGGCTGACATTCCTCTTCTTGCTGCAGAGAACAACACTAATTTTTATCAGATACCAACTGAGAAGCACTCTCGAAAGATTCGTGACACATTACGGAGAATGAAGGCAACATTTCAGTAA